A portion of the Nitrospira defluvii genome contains these proteins:
- a CDS encoding response regulator transcription factor, with the protein MAPRKRPQVKKSAKTTKTTPAARKRKAVKIVKTAPVRSKRSDGLTPRQKEILKLVSQGNTNRDIARRLDISVRTVEVHRFNLMRRLKVRNVAQLLRQALQLGFLPKNFAFR; encoded by the coding sequence ATGGCACCACGCAAACGTCCTCAAGTCAAGAAGTCCGCGAAGACCACCAAAACCACTCCAGCAGCCAGGAAGCGAAAGGCTGTCAAGATCGTGAAAACCGCACCCGTGCGGAGCAAACGATCAGACGGACTGACCCCTCGGCAGAAAGAGATTCTCAAACTGGTGTCGCAGGGGAATACGAACCGTGACATCGCCCGTCGTCTGGATATCAGCGTGCGAACCGTCGAGGTGCATCGCTTTAACCTCATGCGGCGACTCAAAGTCCGAAACGTGGCCCAGCTGTTACGCCAGGCACTGCAGTTGGGATTCCTGCCGAAGAATTTCGCGTTCAGATAG
- a CDS encoding dihydroorotate oxidase: protein MDLSITIAGVKFPSCFMNASGALCMTREELLALGRSRSGAIVTKSMTVEPRSGNPEPRYYGFPGGSINSMGLPNLGYRAYAELIPELKQFGKPVIASIAGLCEDDFLTMARVINQARPDLIEVNLSCPNIPGKPQIAYDPVDSERLLKRVRPLITVPMGVKLPPYFDPAHHAVMAEVIAHCQVDYLNLINSVGNGLVIDPTRETPVIKPKGGFGGLGGALIKPVALANVRAFWKLLGGRIPIIGTGGVVQGLDAYEHVLCGASAVQVGTVLVEEGVGVFERLERELAAELKTRGLRSLEESRGKLKEL from the coding sequence ATGGATTTGAGCATCACCATTGCGGGCGTGAAGTTCCCCAGCTGCTTTATGAATGCGTCAGGAGCGCTCTGCATGACGCGGGAAGAACTGCTGGCATTGGGCCGCTCGCGCTCCGGGGCCATTGTGACCAAGTCGATGACGGTGGAACCACGGAGCGGGAATCCGGAGCCGCGTTACTACGGATTTCCTGGCGGATCGATCAACTCCATGGGGTTGCCGAATCTCGGCTATCGCGCCTATGCCGAACTCATTCCTGAGCTCAAACAGTTTGGGAAACCGGTGATCGCAAGTATCGCCGGTCTTTGCGAAGATGACTTTCTGACCATGGCGCGGGTCATCAATCAGGCTCGTCCCGATCTGATTGAGGTCAATCTGTCATGCCCCAATATTCCGGGCAAGCCGCAGATCGCGTACGATCCGGTCGATTCCGAACGGTTGCTCAAGCGTGTACGGCCTCTCATTACGGTGCCGATGGGAGTAAAGTTACCGCCTTACTTCGATCCGGCACACCATGCGGTCATGGCTGAGGTCATCGCGCATTGTCAGGTCGACTATTTGAATCTGATCAACTCCGTGGGCAACGGGCTTGTGATCGATCCTACACGTGAAACGCCGGTGATCAAGCCCAAGGGCGGGTTCGGCGGATTGGGGGGGGCGCTGATCAAGCCTGTCGCGTTGGCCAACGTGCGGGCGTTTTGGAAACTACTCGGGGGGCGGATTCCCATCATCGGGACCGGCGGGGTGGTACAGGGGCTCGATGCCTATGAACACGTGCTATGCGGAGCCTCGGCCGTTCAGGTCGGCACCGTGCTGGTCGAGGAGGGTGTCGGGGTCTTCGAACGACTGGAGCGAGAGTTGGCGGCTGAGCTCAAGACTCGGGGGCTGCGCTCGCTGGAAGAATCTCGGGGGAAACTCAAGGAATTGTAA
- a CDS encoding ABC transporter ATP-binding protein: protein MKHLSKEYRPGGAVVRALHDVTLDVLPGEFCAFVGPSGCGKSTLLNLIGGLDAPTAGTIALDGRPVTDASPMEWTRLRRELIGIVFQAFHLIPGLTVAENVALPILLKGEQGHGIAARIDEVLRAVGMEGRRSHRPSELSGGEQQRVAIARAIVHRPRLILADEPTGNLDSKQGADIVNLFRTLPQRYGHSVLLVTHSESAAAAADYVWHMRDGRLVNCVRQQA from the coding sequence GTGAAGCATCTGTCCAAGGAATATCGCCCTGGCGGGGCAGTCGTACGTGCATTACACGATGTGACGCTCGACGTCCTGCCGGGAGAGTTCTGCGCCTTCGTGGGGCCGAGTGGGTGCGGAAAGAGCACCCTGCTCAATTTGATCGGAGGGTTGGATGCTCCGACGGCAGGCACTATTGCTCTCGACGGTCGGCCGGTCACCGATGCCAGCCCCATGGAGTGGACTCGCCTGCGCCGGGAGTTGATCGGGATCGTCTTTCAGGCGTTCCATCTGATCCCCGGTCTGACCGTCGCGGAAAACGTCGCGTTGCCGATCCTCCTGAAGGGTGAGCAGGGACACGGGATTGCGGCTCGTATCGACGAGGTCCTGCGGGCGGTGGGCATGGAGGGGCGTCGCTCGCATCGACCAAGTGAGCTGTCGGGGGGAGAGCAACAGCGCGTCGCGATCGCCCGGGCGATCGTGCATCGGCCGCGGTTGATTCTGGCGGATGAACCGACAGGCAATCTGGATTCGAAACAGGGAGCGGATATCGTCAACTTGTTTCGGACCTTGCCGCAACGGTATGGTCATTCGGTCTTGTTGGTGACGCACAGTGAGAGCGCGGCGGCGGCGGCGGATTATGTCTGGCACATGCGCGATGGTCGGTTGGTTAACTGCGTCAGACAGCAAGCGTAG
- a CDS encoding ComF family protein — MILNVLRQVSRLLLPIPCTTCAQPLADDPVPFFCRPCWALIRPLRGSACARCRRPLASPTALSHSPTHECHDCRTRKLYYAEVWAPYAYCSPLQDAIALFKYHGKVSLADALATLLIQTLPPQLEGDVLMPIPLHPNRLRQREFNQSLLLADRVAAVLKCPVSYRNLVRTVDTEPQTTLPRSARLHNLHRAFALHEPQEVAGKRILLVDDVFTTGTTSNECARILCNAGAARVTVLALARSVEAGIVPEVWLPPSGPRSHPELRA, encoded by the coding sequence ATGATCCTGAACGTCCTCAGGCAGGTCTCCCGACTGCTGCTCCCAATACCCTGTACCACCTGCGCGCAGCCCCTGGCCGATGATCCCGTTCCCTTTTTCTGCCGACCCTGCTGGGCACTGATCCGCCCCCTGCGAGGATCAGCCTGCGCTCGATGCCGCCGCCCATTGGCCTCCCCGACGGCACTGAGCCATAGCCCCACTCACGAATGCCATGACTGTCGCACCCGCAAGCTCTACTATGCCGAGGTGTGGGCCCCCTATGCCTACTGCTCGCCGCTCCAGGATGCGATTGCCCTCTTCAAGTATCACGGGAAGGTCTCACTGGCCGACGCGCTGGCGACCCTGCTCATTCAGACCCTCCCGCCTCAGCTGGAGGGCGACGTCCTCATGCCGATTCCCCTCCATCCCAACCGGCTTCGACAGCGGGAGTTTAATCAGTCGCTCCTGCTGGCAGATCGAGTGGCGGCGGTGCTGAAGTGCCCAGTCTCCTATCGAAACCTGGTTCGTACCGTCGATACCGAGCCGCAGACCACGCTTCCACGTTCGGCACGCCTACACAACCTCCACCGGGCATTTGCTCTCCATGAGCCTCAGGAGGTAGCCGGAAAACGAATCCTCCTTGTCGACGATGTGTTCACCACCGGCACAACGTCCAATGAATGCGCCAGAATTCTCTGCAATGCAGGGGCTGCGCGGGTCACGGTGCTCGCCCTCGCCCGTTCCGTAGAGGCCGGCATAGTACCGGAGGTGTGGTTGCCTCCGTCCGGTCCAAGATCACATCCAGAGCTGCGAGCGTAA
- a CDS encoding FmdB family zinc ribbon protein encodes MPIYEYRCRQCGTRTTRLVLSVSAAPQQTCAHCHSADLDRLLSRFASPKSEEARLEALADPSHLSGLDENDLASMERFMKKMGQEMGEDLSEDLDAAMGGDNSSANEMDMTDGQ; translated from the coding sequence ATGCCGATCTACGAATATCGTTGCCGACAATGCGGGACACGCACCACGCGATTGGTGTTGAGCGTGAGTGCGGCTCCGCAACAAACCTGCGCCCATTGCCACAGTGCCGACCTGGATCGCTTACTGTCCAGATTCGCCTCACCGAAATCCGAGGAGGCCAGACTTGAGGCCCTCGCCGACCCCAGCCACCTCAGCGGACTCGATGAAAACGATCTCGCAAGCATGGAGCGGTTCATGAAAAAGATGGGGCAGGAAATGGGCGAAGACTTGAGCGAGGACCTGGATGCGGCGATGGGGGGAGACAACTCATCCGCCAATGAGATGGACATGACCGACGGACAATGA
- a CDS encoding division/cell wall cluster transcriptional repressor MraZ, with protein sequence MFAGEHLCKVDEKGRFLIPSPLRERFQAEGNQVMFLKNTEQTLWMYSAKEWEKVLERTRATLDEDQSRLFMHHVMAQAGASDIDKAGRVLIPSRLRKLVPMDDDQEIYLVGMYHRLEIWGPSEWRRYLTRNEDRVEQDMAKIQNLL encoded by the coding sequence GTGTTTGCCGGTGAACACCTTTGCAAGGTCGATGAGAAGGGACGGTTTCTGATCCCCTCTCCGCTTCGGGAGCGATTCCAGGCCGAGGGGAACCAGGTCATGTTCCTGAAAAACACCGAGCAGACCCTGTGGATGTACTCAGCCAAAGAATGGGAAAAGGTGCTGGAGCGGACCAGGGCCACCCTGGATGAGGATCAAAGCCGCCTGTTTATGCACCACGTGATGGCGCAGGCCGGCGCCTCGGATATCGACAAGGCGGGTCGGGTGCTGATTCCAAGCCGCCTCCGCAAACTTGTTCCGATGGATGACGATCAGGAAATCTACCTCGTGGGCATGTACCATCGCCTGGAAATCTGGGGCCCGTCGGAATGGCGGCGGTATCTCACCAGAAACGAAGACCGGGTCGAGCAGGACATGGCTAAGATCCAAAACCTCCTCTAG
- a CDS encoding RusA family crossover junction endodeoxyribonuclease, translating into MPIHADVRVSSDALALTLPIPPSVNHQYATVNGRRLLSAKGRAFKAFVGQQILVALAQSPHRGTLRHNLQQASLSLSIRFFFASALRRDTDGGLKIAQDALCEGLGLNDNRVVETHLYKYQDRDHPRMEILLAVAPRRPTTSPDPILAKTAPAVLPGSSTVPERIP; encoded by the coding sequence GTGCCGATTCACGCCGACGTCCGGGTCTCCAGTGACGCCCTCGCCCTCACGCTCCCCATCCCTCCGAGCGTGAATCACCAATATGCCACCGTGAACGGGCGCCGGTTGCTCTCCGCCAAAGGCCGCGCCTTCAAGGCATTCGTAGGGCAACAAATTCTGGTTGCGCTTGCCCAATCGCCCCATCGTGGTACTCTAAGGCACAATTTGCAGCAGGCGAGTCTCTCCCTATCGATCCGTTTCTTTTTTGCGTCGGCCCTGCGACGGGACACCGATGGCGGACTCAAGATCGCGCAAGATGCTCTCTGCGAGGGCCTGGGGTTGAACGATAATCGGGTAGTGGAAACACATCTGTACAAGTATCAGGACCGAGACCATCCTCGCATGGAAATTCTGTTGGCGGTCGCACCGCGAAGGCCCACGACATCCCCGGATCCCATCCTTGCGAAAACAGCGCCTGCGGTGCTCCCGGGATCATCGACCGTCCCTGAACGAATCCCCTAG
- a CDS encoding HD-GYP domain-containing protein has protein sequence MAYRPITIDALRIGMHVAKLDVAWFRSPFMRHSFLIRTDEQIEKLRRAGVKQLSIDPTRGLDLQDTTASPQDQPNVTAPPSPAIQATSPAVAVRSLANMAQELLAARSVRARLEESVQSTFSRIAKTGIVDPEEASHAVHAISAVAQSLNSHALFMVFSQGREANAPLSQHSLATCSFSMILAHAADYNLVAIQELATGALLHDIGLLQVPPAMLQRVFDTSAPLTEQQRRTYEAHARGGAILLERQGGFTQPVEQIVAEHHAYLNGSGFPAESGGAFTSDMTRIVMVADRYDELMTGFGGASPLTPHQSLQRLYQEGQEGKYETRLISLFVKVMGIYPVYSYVALTTGERAIVSVINTSKLHQPIVTITHDPSGEPYIVPLVIDLANQDAQAPARGIRSVLGTIPEEFERAYH, from the coding sequence ATGGCCTACCGCCCCATCACCATTGACGCACTCCGAATCGGCATGCACGTCGCCAAGTTGGACGTGGCCTGGTTTCGCTCACCCTTCATGCGCCACTCGTTCTTGATTCGAACCGACGAACAGATCGAGAAGTTGCGACGAGCCGGCGTCAAACAGCTCAGCATCGATCCAACGCGAGGGCTCGACCTGCAGGACACGACGGCTTCCCCTCAAGACCAGCCCAACGTCACCGCTCCACCCTCCCCTGCTATCCAGGCTACCTCCCCGGCAGTGGCTGTCCGCTCTCTCGCGAACATGGCACAGGAGCTTCTGGCTGCGAGGTCAGTGCGTGCCCGCCTCGAAGAGTCGGTCCAATCCACATTCTCACGCATCGCGAAGACCGGGATCGTCGATCCGGAAGAAGCGAGTCACGCCGTCCATGCCATCAGCGCCGTCGCACAGTCGCTCAACAGCCACGCCTTGTTTATGGTGTTCAGTCAAGGTCGTGAGGCGAATGCGCCGCTCAGCCAACATTCGCTCGCCACCTGCAGCTTTTCGATGATTCTCGCGCATGCCGCTGACTATAACCTGGTCGCCATCCAGGAGTTGGCCACCGGGGCGCTGCTCCACGACATCGGACTGTTGCAGGTGCCGCCGGCCATGCTTCAACGCGTATTTGACACGTCCGCCCCTCTGACCGAACAGCAGCGACGGACCTACGAGGCCCACGCGCGCGGGGGGGCGATTTTGCTGGAGCGTCAAGGCGGGTTCACCCAGCCGGTGGAACAAATCGTGGCGGAACACCATGCCTATTTGAATGGCAGCGGATTCCCCGCCGAATCCGGGGGAGCCTTCACCTCGGACATGACCCGAATCGTAATGGTCGCCGATCGCTATGACGAATTGATGACGGGATTCGGCGGCGCCTCACCGCTGACGCCCCACCAATCCTTACAGCGACTCTATCAAGAAGGACAGGAGGGCAAGTACGAAACTCGGCTGATCTCCCTGTTCGTCAAAGTCATGGGCATTTACCCGGTCTATAGTTATGTCGCCCTCACTACAGGCGAGCGGGCGATTGTCTCCGTCATCAACACCAGCAAGCTACACCAACCCATCGTCACCATCACACATGATCCTTCCGGAGAACCCTACATCGTTCCGCTCGTGATCGATCTCGCCAATCAGGACGCACAGGCGCCAGCACGTGGAATCCGCTCGGTCCTGGGGACCATCCCCGAGGAGTTTGAGCGAGCCTACCATTGA
- a CDS encoding ABC transporter permease yields the protein MTALRILSRNRLRAGLTMLGIVIGVGAVIAMVSIGQGARAAVQAQVASMGTNVIVIMPGSTTVSGVRGGQGGAVTLTVNDAAEMKKRSPLLSDTAWAKRDVMQIVNGNRNWNGPVNGVSPSYLTIRDWSFSSGGPFTQSDMESAARVALIGQTTLENLFDPGEEAVGATIRIKNVPFQVIGVLAPKGQSAQGSDQDDVIFVPFTTAERKVFGSQFLGSVGALFASTEQSADLPEAVEHIREVLRARHRLQPDQADDFTVRTQVDIGKVQEGTSQTLTAMLFAIASVSLLVGGIGIMNILLVSVTERTKEIGVRMAVGAKRMHILTQFLIEAMTLSLFGGVIGVIVGVAGARLTTVIAGWPTIISFESIATACVFSLGVGLFFGLYPANKAARLNPIDALRYE from the coding sequence ATGACTGCCTTGCGGATCCTGAGCCGGAACCGGTTGCGGGCCGGTCTGACGATGCTCGGCATCGTGATCGGTGTGGGAGCCGTCATTGCGATGGTCAGCATCGGGCAAGGCGCGCGCGCTGCAGTGCAGGCGCAGGTGGCGAGTATGGGGACGAACGTGATCGTGATCATGCCTGGCTCCACCACGGTCAGCGGTGTACGGGGTGGGCAGGGCGGCGCGGTGACGTTGACGGTCAACGATGCGGCCGAAATGAAGAAGCGGAGTCCGCTCCTCTCGGATACGGCCTGGGCCAAGCGTGACGTGATGCAGATCGTCAATGGCAACCGCAACTGGAACGGGCCGGTGAACGGTGTGTCCCCGAGTTACCTCACAATTCGCGACTGGTCGTTCTCGAGCGGCGGTCCCTTTACGCAGTCGGATATGGAAAGCGCCGCACGGGTGGCGTTGATCGGTCAGACGACCTTGGAGAATCTCTTCGATCCTGGCGAAGAGGCGGTCGGCGCGACGATTCGTATCAAGAATGTGCCCTTCCAAGTCATCGGCGTGTTGGCGCCAAAGGGACAGTCGGCTCAGGGAAGTGATCAGGACGATGTGATTTTCGTGCCCTTTACGACGGCGGAACGGAAGGTGTTCGGGAGCCAGTTTCTCGGGTCGGTGGGCGCCCTCTTTGCCTCGACCGAACAGAGTGCCGATTTGCCGGAGGCCGTCGAGCATATTCGCGAGGTCTTACGGGCTCGACATCGCTTGCAGCCGGATCAGGCAGATGATTTTACCGTTCGCACACAGGTCGACATCGGCAAGGTACAGGAAGGCACGAGTCAAACCCTCACGGCCATGCTGTTTGCCATTGCGTCGGTCTCGTTGCTGGTGGGCGGCATCGGGATCATGAACATTCTCCTGGTCTCGGTCACCGAACGAACCAAAGAAATCGGGGTGCGTATGGCGGTGGGCGCGAAACGGATGCATATCCTGACCCAGTTTTTAATTGAAGCGATGACGTTAAGCCTGTTTGGGGGCGTGATCGGTGTCATCGTGGGAGTAGCCGGCGCCAGGCTGACGACGGTGATTGCCGGCTGGCCGACCATCATTTCGTTTGAGTCGATCGCGACGGCCTGTGTGTTCTCTCTCGGGGTCGGCCTCTTTTTCGGGCTCTATCCCGCGAACAAGGCCGCGCGCCTGAATCCGATCGACGCACTTCGTTACGAATAA
- a CDS encoding ABC transporter ATP-binding protein has protein sequence MAGLIVCQDVWKVYRVGDVEVQALRGINLTIERGEFVAVMGTSGSGKSTLMNLLGCLDQPTRGRYELDGLDVARAKPDLLAELRNRQIGFVFQNFNLIPRTSALENAQLPLFYRGASIKEQRQRAAAALQRVGLAGREQHYPSQLSGGQQQRVAIARALVGAPSILFADEPTGNLDTASSREIMGILEELNREDGITIILVTHEPDIAAYASRELIMKDGLIVQDVRRTPRLSVVP, from the coding sequence ATGGCCGGCTTAATCGTGTGCCAAGACGTCTGGAAGGTATACCGCGTTGGTGACGTCGAGGTGCAGGCGCTGCGGGGGATCAATCTTACCATCGAGCGTGGTGAGTTTGTGGCGGTGATGGGCACCTCAGGATCCGGCAAATCCACGCTCATGAATCTGCTCGGTTGTCTGGATCAACCCACTCGAGGGCGCTATGAATTGGACGGGTTGGACGTCGCCCGCGCCAAGCCGGATCTGCTGGCCGAACTACGCAACCGGCAGATCGGTTTTGTCTTCCAGAATTTTAATCTGATCCCCAGGACCAGTGCGCTGGAAAATGCGCAACTCCCGCTGTTCTATCGTGGGGCCTCGATCAAAGAACAACGCCAACGGGCCGCCGCCGCGTTGCAGCGCGTGGGGTTAGCGGGGCGTGAGCAGCACTATCCGTCTCAACTTTCCGGCGGTCAGCAGCAGCGTGTGGCGATTGCGCGGGCGTTGGTGGGGGCCCCGTCGATCCTGTTTGCGGATGAACCGACCGGCAACCTCGATACCGCTTCCAGCCGCGAAATCATGGGCATTCTTGAAGAACTGAACCGGGAAGACGGCATTACGATCATCCTGGTGACCCATGAGCCTGACATCGCCGCCTACGCCTCCCGCGAGCTCATCATGAAAGACGGGCTGATTGTGCAGGATGTCCGTCGTACGCCACGATTGTCCGTCGTCCCCTAG
- a CDS encoding efflux RND transporter periplasmic adaptor subunit, protein MRRVTVIVAVLALGLAIAGYVFFNGERKVPVRYRTVAVERGTVVSLVTATGTINPITTIQVGSQVSGMIESLHADFNSRVKANQVVARIDPFPYQARRDQAAASLANAKAAWEKARIDLAQRRRELDRAKSLIGQQFISQNEVDVALTASEGALAQLKVTEAAVKQAEAMLQAAELDLKYTVIRSPVDGVVISRQVEVGQRISASFSIPTLFLIAEDVTKMQVDTNVSEADIGGIAEGKAATFTVDAYPGEPFQGRVRQVRNAPINIQNVVTYDVVVEFENPDFRLKPGMTANVSIVIDKKDQVLKVPSSALRFTPPKAVREEKAGAVGDRPSPAGGAETPASRRWGVWKLTANNDLERIPVMMGISDRAYVEIAAEGIQEGDQVVVAIDAPRGERKGAELPPGFGNGQSRGARRDRGL, encoded by the coding sequence ATGCGCCGTGTCACTGTGATCGTCGCTGTGCTCGCTCTCGGCCTCGCGATCGCCGGTTACGTCTTTTTCAACGGTGAGCGAAAGGTGCCCGTGCGGTACCGTACGGTGGCCGTTGAACGTGGGACGGTCGTCTCGCTCGTCACCGCCACGGGTACGATCAACCCCATCACGACGATTCAAGTCGGAAGTCAGGTGTCGGGCATGATCGAGAGTCTCCACGCCGATTTCAATTCCCGGGTCAAGGCGAACCAAGTCGTCGCGCGTATCGACCCTTTTCCCTACCAGGCCCGGCGCGATCAAGCAGCGGCCAGTCTTGCCAATGCCAAGGCCGCCTGGGAAAAGGCACGGATCGATCTCGCGCAACGGCGACGCGAGCTGGATCGTGCCAAGTCGCTCATCGGGCAACAGTTCATCTCTCAGAATGAGGTGGATGTCGCGCTGACCGCATCAGAGGGGGCCCTGGCGCAGCTGAAGGTCACGGAAGCCGCCGTGAAGCAGGCTGAAGCGATGCTACAGGCGGCCGAGTTGGATCTGAAGTATACGGTGATCCGCTCACCCGTCGACGGGGTGGTGATCTCCCGGCAGGTGGAGGTCGGCCAGCGGATTTCCGCCAGCTTTTCTATTCCCACCTTGTTTTTGATCGCCGAAGACGTGACCAAAATGCAGGTGGACACGAATGTCAGCGAGGCCGATATCGGGGGAATTGCCGAGGGGAAGGCTGCGACGTTCACCGTGGATGCATATCCTGGGGAACCGTTTCAGGGACGAGTGCGGCAGGTGCGCAATGCGCCGATCAATATTCAGAACGTCGTGACCTACGACGTCGTGGTGGAGTTTGAGAATCCGGACTTTCGTCTCAAGCCGGGAATGACTGCGAATGTCTCCATCGTCATCGATAAAAAGGACCAGGTCTTGAAGGTGCCGAGTTCCGCCTTGCGGTTCACGCCGCCGAAGGCGGTTCGAGAAGAGAAAGCAGGGGCAGTGGGAGACAGGCCGTCCCCGGCTGGTGGTGCCGAAACCCCGGCCTCACGCCGATGGGGCGTGTGGAAGCTGACTGCGAACAATGACTTGGAGCGAATACCTGTGATGATGGGCATCTCAGACCGGGCGTATGTGGAAATCGCGGCAGAGGGGATACAGGAAGGGGATCAGGTCGTGGTGGCGATCGATGCGCCGCGCGGCGAGCGTAAGGGCGCGGAGCTTCCTCCCGGGTTCGGCAATGGGCAATCGCGTGGTGCGCGGCGCGATCGTGGGCTATAG